One part of the Phragmites australis chromosome 3, lpPhrAust1.1, whole genome shotgun sequence genome encodes these proteins:
- the LOC133911897 gene encoding uncharacterized protein LOC133911897 isoform X2, which produces MSQFHPAQHAGDNDFQMWQQQMMYKQLQEFQRQQQLQQPDHGARMQPSFGQFHAPAKPSPADQFSTMSNEMPNNEATSSAWPHNFASGDPSLTSNSQMLNNGSTNWDQFVGAPGMGNFINGSMFANAQSQSMRPMGLATHQVDQSFYPMHATSSRGSGNQYSQFLGIPADSQSAMARVGPDQSEKTSRSVQNFHGKGGFLNNSPMQSQGENIKAGSPVTMNHLQLGFQVQDFHGRPKQVDFQVGMQEKSTVQVGPASGRASLDPTEEKILFGNDEDSNWGALLRGENDHGNSLDNDNFGGAYSSLQSGSWSALMQEALQSTTSENSPKEEWSGLSFQKTDQIVANNSALLSSCDENKLAALSGTNLENARPSPASSYADGTMNNPNPTSFQHAIRTPYERRDQMPHESPSPPVINHQSTSEVNNGYFQQSLKQSQSDGRQEQVNLANGLWAHQKSELLRNNLHSTGAHATPPSAHGFWMSQQNTADHSVNRESSNNQNDWKTNNALGQGISNTPNVFNSNENSWKSSGGNANSVQRLQQMKSDISTAPMPNEGSDGKNISMMVSSMPMVTQDHYQMITGQSGEQVGMNRNMGHRVPGTSESPGRIADQRASDFNQEYLNKTPNERQAHLLNHGQHMTSDSAARRHSVFAGKESQNLGQSGQQAMRSYTLQNRSMGSSGLNIGQSPGNPVSNSPFPPQSHQMRNNLQHHFGTNSHVSSNMPSVNEEQLQPRHGIPNSSSALPFDGSDAGLSQLSQNRSVQNSQHMLQLLHKVDNSRNSNAAADIPNNSPGIVSAQQQLNHPSVQGFGLRLAPPSQRQPTLGHLWSSQTNVDGKQPDHSAQEDDLTQLPSATSQSLVHPHPNSQSSPFHAVETDNTGQPLGRFPQLSSGQQYPATEARSGPVPMLQQPQQGSSATVFKNVWTNISAQRLAGMQANKITPNILQSMMFPNNAAASNLWSSQKIDDQGQKAATPSDAATSSANSQNEDTKQAVDSDAGLAYSQKVNFDSTGATVSGGKGSLQKPSSDGNFANPVSSLAQLHQQGIMSTKLRESPGANFQNINASHNSANKGGGIVLHGSPAPSNIQQQSYSLLHQMQAMRHTDIDRGSAVGKTTKSEIGSDGSPVDWKSGQRFAQVANNSTKSSTDNVGSPGVPGSFPSDMKMLSFVSRSEERNPSIPSQLPSGEHPSHGMVTAQNDLQNQVPLIGTSAASDSVERTERPSINPQMAPSWFGHYGNYRNGQNIAMLNAQKTTTSPYNFPKASWNIDNNSAEHRVESGQSVRPGHFLSSTRMQALVPSNVKATSTMRRPKKRKSTESALVSWHKIIESPQKLRNISAYEMDWAWAANRLIEKDEAETLDDAPLNYLPRKRLILTTQLIQQLLPAIPATVIRAQAVSAYESAAYTLSMLTLRDACSMASSSLYNSCSLVDDENNPSEQTTSAKKMEEKLSQAMEVFVGRIRKMENDFLSLNKRASMLDVQLECQDLERISIVNRLGRFHGRNHAAAVEVSSASEMIPRRIFPERHVTSFAVPGNLPEGAYCLSL; this is translated from the exons ATGTCACAGTTTCACCCCGCACAGCATGCGGGTGATAATGATTTTCAGATGTGGCAACAGCAGATGATGTACAAGCAATTGCAGGAGTTTCAGAGACAGCAACAACTACAGCAGCCTGATCATGGAGCTAGGATGCAGCCCTCTTTTGGACAGTTTCATGCTCCTGCAAAACCATCTCCAGCTGATCAATTCTCAACAATGTCAAATGAAATGCCCAACAATGAGGCCACAAGTTCTGCATGGCCACATAATTTTGCTAGTGGTGACCCAAGTTTGACGAGCAACTCTCAAATGTTGAATAACGGCAGCACAAATTGGGATCAGTTTGTTGGTGCTCCTGGTATGGGCAATTTCATAAACGGTTCAATGTTTGCGAATGCTCAAAGTCAGTCCATGAGACCAATGGGATTAGCTACGCACCAAGTGGACCAATCTTTTTACCCAATGCATGCTACCAGCAGCAGAGGGTCTGGAAACCAGTATTCCCAGTTTTTAGGGATTCCTGCTGATTCCCAGAGTGCAATGGCAAGGGTAGGTCCAGATCAGTCCGAAAAGACATCCAGATCAGTCCAGAATTTTCATGGAAAAGGGGGTTTCTTAAATAATAGTCCGATGCAAAGTCAAGGTGAAAACATCAAGGCAGGCAGCCCTGTTACGATGAATCATCTACAACTTGGTTTTCAAGTACAAGATTTTCATGGTAGGCCAAAACAAGTTGATTTTCAAGTGGGTATGCAAGAGAAATCAACAGTGCAGGTAGGGCCAGCAAGTGGTAGGGCTAGCCTTGACCCTACCGAGGAGAAAATCTTATTTGGGAATGATGAAGATAGCAATTGGGGAGCCTTGTTGAGGGGTGAAAATGATCATGGTAATTCTTTGGACAATGATAACTTTGGTGGTGCTTACTCATCTCTGCAGAGTGGAAGCTGGAGTGCCCTTATGCAGGAAGCTCTGCAGTCTACTACCAGTGAAAATAGTCCCAAGGAAGAGTGGAGTGGCTTGAGTTTCCAGAAAACTGATCAAATAGTTGCTAATAATTCAGCTTTATTATCAAGTTGTGACGAGAATAAGCTCGCTGCATTAAGTGGCACAAACCTAGAAAATGCACGTCCTTCTCCAGCATCCAGCTATGCTGACGGAACAATGAATAACCCAAATCCTACCAGTTTTCAGCACGCCATAAGAACTCCTTATGAGCGAAGGGACCAAATGCCTCATGAATCTCCTAGTCCTCCTGTCATCAATCATCAGTCAACTTCAGAAGTCAACAATGGGTACTTTCAGCAGAGCTTAAAGCAAAGTCAATCTGATGGGAGACAAGAACAGGTGAACTTAGCAAATGGATTGTGGGCACATCAGAAATCTGAACTGCTAAGAAATAATTTGCACTCAACTGGTGCACATGCTACACCACCGAGTGCACATGGATTTTGGATGTCACAACAAAATACAGCTGATCACAGTGTTAACAGAGAGTCCAGTAATAATCAAAATGACTGGAAAACCAACAATGCCCTTGGACAAGGCATAAGCAATACTCCAAATGTCTTTAATAGCAATGAGAACTCTTGGAAGTCAAGTGGAGGTAATGCAAATTCAGTCCAGAGGCTTCAGCAGATGAAGTCTGATATAAGTACTGCACCAATGCCAAATGAAGGTTCTGATGGTAAAAACATTAGCATGATGGTCTCAAGCATGCCAATGGTGACTCAGGATCATTATCAGATGATCACTGGTCAGAGTGGTGAGCAAGTTGGAATGAACCGTAATATGGGACATAGGGTTCCAGGAACCTCCGAGTCACCAGGAAGAATTGCAGATCAAAGAGCAAGCGACTTTAACCAGGAATATCTTAATAAAACCCCTAATGAAAGGCAAGCACACCTTTTAAACCATGGACAGCATATGACAAGTGATTCTGCTGCCAGGAGGCATTCTGTCTTTGCTGGAAAGGAATCCCAAAATTTAGGTCAGTCTGGCCAGCAAGCAATGAGATCTTACACGTTACAGAATCGTTCTATGGGTAGCTCAGGATTGAATATTGGACAATCTCCAGGCAATCCAGTGTCCAATAGTCCATTTCCACCTCAGTCACATCAGATGCGAAATAACCTGCAGCATCATTTTGGCACCAACTCCCATGTTTCCAGTAATATGCCTTCGGTAAATGAG GAGCAACTTCAACCTCGACATGGTATCCCTAACAGCTCAAGTGCATTACCTTTTGATGGATCTGATGCTGGTCTGTCTCAGCTGTCTCAGAATAGATCAGTTCAAAACAG TCAACATATGCTTCAGCTTCTTCATAAGGTGGATAACTCAAGAAACAGCAATGCTGCTGCTGACATACCCAACAATTCTCCCGGCATTGTATCTGCCCAGCAACAACTTAACCATCCTTCTGTGCAAGGATTTGGATTGAGACTGGCACCACCATCCCAACGGCAACCAACTTTGGGTCATTTATGGTCTAGTCAGACTAATGTTGATGGCAAGCAACCTGACCACTCAGCACAGGAGGATGACCTGACACAGCTACCTTCTGCTACTAGTCAGTCTTTGGTGCATCCCCATCCAAATTCACAATCTTCACCATTTCACGCTGTAGAAACAGATAATACTGGACAGCCACTTGGGCGTTTTCCCCAGTTAAGTTCAGGCCAGCAATATCCTGCAACAGAGGCAAGATCTGGTCCTGTACCCATGCTGCAGCAGCCTCAGCAAGGAAGCTCCGCAACTGTGTTCAAGAATGTATGGACAAACATATCAGCACAGCGTTTAGCTGGTATGCAAGCTAACAAGATTACACCCAACATCCTCCAATCTATGATGTTTCCAAATAATGCTGCAGCTTCCAACTTATGGAGCTCTCAGAAGATAGATGATCAAGGGCAGAAAGCAGCAACTCCATCAGATGCTGCAACAAGTTCAGCGAACTCACAAAATGAAGATACGAAACAAGCTGTGGACAGTGATGCAGGGTTAGCATATTCTCAGAAGGTGAACTTTGATTCGACAGGAGCTACTGTATCTGGAGGGAAGGGATCCTTGCAGAAGCCTTCTTCAGATGGGAATTTTGCCAATCCTGTTTCATCCCTTGCACAGTTGCATCAGCAAGGAATCATGAGCACTAAACTACGGGAGAGCCCTGGAGCTAACTTTCAGAATATTAATGCTTCTCACAATTCTGCTAATAAAGGTGGTGGCATTGTGTTACATGGAAGCCCAGCACCTTCAAACATTCAGCAGCAAAGTTATTCTCTTCTGCATCAAATGCAAGCCATGAGGCATACGGATATTGATCGAGGCAGTGCAGTTGGAAAGACGACAAAATCTGAGATTGGTTCTGATGGTTCGCCAGTTGACTGGAAGTCTGGTCAGAGGTTTGCACAAGTAGCCAATAACTCAACCAAGTCATCCACGGATAACGTTGGAAGCCCTGGtgtcccagggtcattcccttcagacaTGAAAATGCTGAGCTTTGTTTCGAGGAGTGAAGAGAGAAATCCTAGCATACCTTCTCAGCTTCCTTCTGGAGAGCACCCCTCTCATGGTATGGTCACTGCACAGAATGATCTTCAAAATCAAGTTCCGCTTATAGGCACAAGTGCAGCATCAGATTCTGTTGAAAGAACTGAGAGACCGAGTATAAACCCTCAAATGGCACCTTCTTGGTTTGGACATTATGGAAACTACAGAAACGGTCAGAATATTGCTATGCTCAACGCACAGAAGACCACAACTTCGCCATATAATTTTCCAAAAGCTTCTTGGAACATTGACAATAACTCTGCTGAACATAGAGTTGAATCTGGCCAATCTGTTAGACCTGGGCATTTCCTCTCATCGACAAGAATGCAAGCTTTGGTTCCTTCCAATGTAAAAGCAACTTCCACGATGAGAAGGCCTAAGAAGCGTAAATCTACGGAGTCTGCTCTTGTTTCTTGGCATAAAATAATTGAAAGCCCACAAAAATTGAGAAACATCAG CGCATACGAGATGGACTGGGCTTGGGCAGCTAATAGATTAATCGAGAAG GATGAGGCAGAAACTCTAGATGATGCTCCTCTTAATTATTTACCGCGGAAAAGGTTAATTTTGACCACCCAGTTGATTCAGCAACTTCTCCCTGCTATACCAGCAACCGTTATCAGAGCACAAGCTGTATCAGCTTATGAAAGCGCGGCATACACTCTATCTATGCTGACACTAAGGGACGCATGCAGCATGGCATCATCCTCATTGTATAACTCTTGCTCTCTTGTGGATGATGAAAATAA CCCATCTGAACAAACAACAAGTGCCAAGAAAATGGAAGAGAAATTGTCACAAGCTATGGAAGTCTTTGTTGGAAGAATCCGGAAAATGGAGAATGACTTTTTAAG TTTGAACAAGAGGGCTTCGATGCTAGATGTGCAATTGGAGTGCCAAGATTTGGAGAGAATTTCTATTGTAAATCGTTTGGGAAGATTCCATGGCCGGAACCATGCAGCGGCAGTTG
- the LOC133911897 gene encoding uncharacterized protein LOC133911897 isoform X1, producing MSQFHPAQHAGDNDFQMWQQQMMYKQLQEFQRQQQLQQPDHGARMQPSFGQFHAPAKPSPADQFSTMSNEMPNNEATSSAWPHNFASGDPSLTSNSQMLNNGSTNWDQFVGAPGMGNFINGSMFANAQSQSMRPMGLATHQVDQSFYPMHATSSRGSGNQYSQFLGIPADSQSAMARVGPDQSEKTSRSVQNFHGKGGFLNNSPMQSQGENIKAGSPVTMNHLQLGFQVQDFHGRPKQVDFQVGMQEKSTVQVGPASGRASLDPTEEKILFGNDEDSNWGALLRGENDHGNSLDNDNFGGAYSSLQSGSWSALMQEALQSTTSENSPKEEWSGLSFQKTDQIVANNSALLSSCDENKLAALSGTNLENARPSPASSYADGTMNNPNPTSFQHAIRTPYERRDQMPHESPSPPVINHQSTSEVNNGYFQQSLKQSQSDGRQEQVNLANGLWAHQKSELLRNNLHSTGAHATPPSAHGFWMSQQNTADHSVNRESSNNQNDWKTNNALGQGISNTPNVFNSNENSWKSSGGNANSVQRLQQMKSDISTAPMPNEGSDGKNISMMVSSMPMVTQDHYQMITGQSGEQVGMNRNMGHRVPGTSESPGRIADQRASDFNQEYLNKTPNERQAHLLNHGQHMTSDSAARRHSVFAGKESQNLGQSGQQAMRSYTLQNRSMGSSGLNIGQSPGNPVSNSPFPPQSHQMRNNLQHHFGTNSHVSSNMPSVNEKILMAQEQLQPRHGIPNSSSALPFDGSDAGLSQLSQNRSVQNSQHMLQLLHKVDNSRNSNAAADIPNNSPGIVSAQQQLNHPSVQGFGLRLAPPSQRQPTLGHLWSSQTNVDGKQPDHSAQEDDLTQLPSATSQSLVHPHPNSQSSPFHAVETDNTGQPLGRFPQLSSGQQYPATEARSGPVPMLQQPQQGSSATVFKNVWTNISAQRLAGMQANKITPNILQSMMFPNNAAASNLWSSQKIDDQGQKAATPSDAATSSANSQNEDTKQAVDSDAGLAYSQKVNFDSTGATVSGGKGSLQKPSSDGNFANPVSSLAQLHQQGIMSTKLRESPGANFQNINASHNSANKGGGIVLHGSPAPSNIQQQSYSLLHQMQAMRHTDIDRGSAVGKTTKSEIGSDGSPVDWKSGQRFAQVANNSTKSSTDNVGSPGVPGSFPSDMKMLSFVSRSEERNPSIPSQLPSGEHPSHGMVTAQNDLQNQVPLIGTSAASDSVERTERPSINPQMAPSWFGHYGNYRNGQNIAMLNAQKTTTSPYNFPKASWNIDNNSAEHRVESGQSVRPGHFLSSTRMQALVPSNVKATSTMRRPKKRKSTESALVSWHKIIESPQKLRNISAYEMDWAWAANRLIEKDEAETLDDAPLNYLPRKRLILTTQLIQQLLPAIPATVIRAQAVSAYESAAYTLSMLTLRDACSMASSSLYNSCSLVDDENNPSEQTTSAKKMEEKLSQAMEVFVGRIRKMENDFLSLNKRASMLDVQLECQDLERISIVNRLGRFHGRNHAAAVEVSSASEMIPRRIFPERHVTSFAVPGNLPEGAYCLSL from the exons ATGTCACAGTTTCACCCCGCACAGCATGCGGGTGATAATGATTTTCAGATGTGGCAACAGCAGATGATGTACAAGCAATTGCAGGAGTTTCAGAGACAGCAACAACTACAGCAGCCTGATCATGGAGCTAGGATGCAGCCCTCTTTTGGACAGTTTCATGCTCCTGCAAAACCATCTCCAGCTGATCAATTCTCAACAATGTCAAATGAAATGCCCAACAATGAGGCCACAAGTTCTGCATGGCCACATAATTTTGCTAGTGGTGACCCAAGTTTGACGAGCAACTCTCAAATGTTGAATAACGGCAGCACAAATTGGGATCAGTTTGTTGGTGCTCCTGGTATGGGCAATTTCATAAACGGTTCAATGTTTGCGAATGCTCAAAGTCAGTCCATGAGACCAATGGGATTAGCTACGCACCAAGTGGACCAATCTTTTTACCCAATGCATGCTACCAGCAGCAGAGGGTCTGGAAACCAGTATTCCCAGTTTTTAGGGATTCCTGCTGATTCCCAGAGTGCAATGGCAAGGGTAGGTCCAGATCAGTCCGAAAAGACATCCAGATCAGTCCAGAATTTTCATGGAAAAGGGGGTTTCTTAAATAATAGTCCGATGCAAAGTCAAGGTGAAAACATCAAGGCAGGCAGCCCTGTTACGATGAATCATCTACAACTTGGTTTTCAAGTACAAGATTTTCATGGTAGGCCAAAACAAGTTGATTTTCAAGTGGGTATGCAAGAGAAATCAACAGTGCAGGTAGGGCCAGCAAGTGGTAGGGCTAGCCTTGACCCTACCGAGGAGAAAATCTTATTTGGGAATGATGAAGATAGCAATTGGGGAGCCTTGTTGAGGGGTGAAAATGATCATGGTAATTCTTTGGACAATGATAACTTTGGTGGTGCTTACTCATCTCTGCAGAGTGGAAGCTGGAGTGCCCTTATGCAGGAAGCTCTGCAGTCTACTACCAGTGAAAATAGTCCCAAGGAAGAGTGGAGTGGCTTGAGTTTCCAGAAAACTGATCAAATAGTTGCTAATAATTCAGCTTTATTATCAAGTTGTGACGAGAATAAGCTCGCTGCATTAAGTGGCACAAACCTAGAAAATGCACGTCCTTCTCCAGCATCCAGCTATGCTGACGGAACAATGAATAACCCAAATCCTACCAGTTTTCAGCACGCCATAAGAACTCCTTATGAGCGAAGGGACCAAATGCCTCATGAATCTCCTAGTCCTCCTGTCATCAATCATCAGTCAACTTCAGAAGTCAACAATGGGTACTTTCAGCAGAGCTTAAAGCAAAGTCAATCTGATGGGAGACAAGAACAGGTGAACTTAGCAAATGGATTGTGGGCACATCAGAAATCTGAACTGCTAAGAAATAATTTGCACTCAACTGGTGCACATGCTACACCACCGAGTGCACATGGATTTTGGATGTCACAACAAAATACAGCTGATCACAGTGTTAACAGAGAGTCCAGTAATAATCAAAATGACTGGAAAACCAACAATGCCCTTGGACAAGGCATAAGCAATACTCCAAATGTCTTTAATAGCAATGAGAACTCTTGGAAGTCAAGTGGAGGTAATGCAAATTCAGTCCAGAGGCTTCAGCAGATGAAGTCTGATATAAGTACTGCACCAATGCCAAATGAAGGTTCTGATGGTAAAAACATTAGCATGATGGTCTCAAGCATGCCAATGGTGACTCAGGATCATTATCAGATGATCACTGGTCAGAGTGGTGAGCAAGTTGGAATGAACCGTAATATGGGACATAGGGTTCCAGGAACCTCCGAGTCACCAGGAAGAATTGCAGATCAAAGAGCAAGCGACTTTAACCAGGAATATCTTAATAAAACCCCTAATGAAAGGCAAGCACACCTTTTAAACCATGGACAGCATATGACAAGTGATTCTGCTGCCAGGAGGCATTCTGTCTTTGCTGGAAAGGAATCCCAAAATTTAGGTCAGTCTGGCCAGCAAGCAATGAGATCTTACACGTTACAGAATCGTTCTATGGGTAGCTCAGGATTGAATATTGGACAATCTCCAGGCAATCCAGTGTCCAATAGTCCATTTCCACCTCAGTCACATCAGATGCGAAATAACCTGCAGCATCATTTTGGCACCAACTCCCATGTTTCCAGTAATATGCCTTCGGTAAATGAG AAAATACTGATGGCACAGGAGCAACTTCAACCTCGACATGGTATCCCTAACAGCTCAAGTGCATTACCTTTTGATGGATCTGATGCTGGTCTGTCTCAGCTGTCTCAGAATAGATCAGTTCAAAACAG TCAACATATGCTTCAGCTTCTTCATAAGGTGGATAACTCAAGAAACAGCAATGCTGCTGCTGACATACCCAACAATTCTCCCGGCATTGTATCTGCCCAGCAACAACTTAACCATCCTTCTGTGCAAGGATTTGGATTGAGACTGGCACCACCATCCCAACGGCAACCAACTTTGGGTCATTTATGGTCTAGTCAGACTAATGTTGATGGCAAGCAACCTGACCACTCAGCACAGGAGGATGACCTGACACAGCTACCTTCTGCTACTAGTCAGTCTTTGGTGCATCCCCATCCAAATTCACAATCTTCACCATTTCACGCTGTAGAAACAGATAATACTGGACAGCCACTTGGGCGTTTTCCCCAGTTAAGTTCAGGCCAGCAATATCCTGCAACAGAGGCAAGATCTGGTCCTGTACCCATGCTGCAGCAGCCTCAGCAAGGAAGCTCCGCAACTGTGTTCAAGAATGTATGGACAAACATATCAGCACAGCGTTTAGCTGGTATGCAAGCTAACAAGATTACACCCAACATCCTCCAATCTATGATGTTTCCAAATAATGCTGCAGCTTCCAACTTATGGAGCTCTCAGAAGATAGATGATCAAGGGCAGAAAGCAGCAACTCCATCAGATGCTGCAACAAGTTCAGCGAACTCACAAAATGAAGATACGAAACAAGCTGTGGACAGTGATGCAGGGTTAGCATATTCTCAGAAGGTGAACTTTGATTCGACAGGAGCTACTGTATCTGGAGGGAAGGGATCCTTGCAGAAGCCTTCTTCAGATGGGAATTTTGCCAATCCTGTTTCATCCCTTGCACAGTTGCATCAGCAAGGAATCATGAGCACTAAACTACGGGAGAGCCCTGGAGCTAACTTTCAGAATATTAATGCTTCTCACAATTCTGCTAATAAAGGTGGTGGCATTGTGTTACATGGAAGCCCAGCACCTTCAAACATTCAGCAGCAAAGTTATTCTCTTCTGCATCAAATGCAAGCCATGAGGCATACGGATATTGATCGAGGCAGTGCAGTTGGAAAGACGACAAAATCTGAGATTGGTTCTGATGGTTCGCCAGTTGACTGGAAGTCTGGTCAGAGGTTTGCACAAGTAGCCAATAACTCAACCAAGTCATCCACGGATAACGTTGGAAGCCCTGGtgtcccagggtcattcccttcagacaTGAAAATGCTGAGCTTTGTTTCGAGGAGTGAAGAGAGAAATCCTAGCATACCTTCTCAGCTTCCTTCTGGAGAGCACCCCTCTCATGGTATGGTCACTGCACAGAATGATCTTCAAAATCAAGTTCCGCTTATAGGCACAAGTGCAGCATCAGATTCTGTTGAAAGAACTGAGAGACCGAGTATAAACCCTCAAATGGCACCTTCTTGGTTTGGACATTATGGAAACTACAGAAACGGTCAGAATATTGCTATGCTCAACGCACAGAAGACCACAACTTCGCCATATAATTTTCCAAAAGCTTCTTGGAACATTGACAATAACTCTGCTGAACATAGAGTTGAATCTGGCCAATCTGTTAGACCTGGGCATTTCCTCTCATCGACAAGAATGCAAGCTTTGGTTCCTTCCAATGTAAAAGCAACTTCCACGATGAGAAGGCCTAAGAAGCGTAAATCTACGGAGTCTGCTCTTGTTTCTTGGCATAAAATAATTGAAAGCCCACAAAAATTGAGAAACATCAG CGCATACGAGATGGACTGGGCTTGGGCAGCTAATAGATTAATCGAGAAG GATGAGGCAGAAACTCTAGATGATGCTCCTCTTAATTATTTACCGCGGAAAAGGTTAATTTTGACCACCCAGTTGATTCAGCAACTTCTCCCTGCTATACCAGCAACCGTTATCAGAGCACAAGCTGTATCAGCTTATGAAAGCGCGGCATACACTCTATCTATGCTGACACTAAGGGACGCATGCAGCATGGCATCATCCTCATTGTATAACTCTTGCTCTCTTGTGGATGATGAAAATAA CCCATCTGAACAAACAACAAGTGCCAAGAAAATGGAAGAGAAATTGTCACAAGCTATGGAAGTCTTTGTTGGAAGAATCCGGAAAATGGAGAATGACTTTTTAAG TTTGAACAAGAGGGCTTCGATGCTAGATGTGCAATTGGAGTGCCAAGATTTGGAGAGAATTTCTATTGTAAATCGTTTGGGAAGATTCCATGGCCGGAACCATGCAGCGGCAGTTG